From the Saccharomycodes ludwigii strain NBRC 1722 chromosome I, whole genome shotgun sequence genome, one window contains:
- the ALA1 gene encoding alanine--tRNA ligase (similar to Saccharomyces cerevisiae YOR335C | ALA1 | ALAnyl-tRNA synthetase), giving the protein MTIGDKEKWTASNVRSTFIKYFTDKNHKFVASSPVIPYDDPTLLFANAGMNQYKPIFLGTVDPSSDFYTLKRACNSQKCIRAGGKHNDLEDVGRDSYHHTFFEMLGNWSFGDYFKKEAIEYTWNLLTKVYGIPDDRLYVTYFEGDPKNGLEPDLEAREYWRSVGVADDHILPGDAKDNFWEMGDQGPCGPCSEVHYDRIGGRNASSLVNQDDPDVLEIWNNVFIQFNREQDGSLKPLPAKHIDTGMGFERLVSVLQDVRSNYDTDVFYPLFARIQEITGARSYTGKFGEEDVDGIDTAYRVLADHVRTLTFALADGGVPNNEGRGYVLRRILRRGARYARKYMNYPIGDFFSKLSPTLIDQVKDMFPEVAKDPSYLFEILDEEEASFAKTLDRGEKLFEKYADAAAKSESKTLNGKEVWRLYDTYGFPVDLTRLMAEEKHLKIDEEGFEKAKQESYEASKRGGKKSSASLVKLNVHDLSKLADEKVLKTDDSAKYSTSDVEAIILGIHNGEGFVEEMTEVGKQYGLLLDKTCFYAEQGGQEYDTGKIVIDGVAEFNVENVQLYGGFVLHTGTLAEGELRKNDKVIASYDELRRHPIRNNHTGTHILNFALKETLGNDVDQKGSLVNPEKLRFDFSHKKALSFEELEKVEAICNEQIKNNLAVYYEEVPLDIARSICSVRAVFGETYPDPVRVVSVGKPVKELIADPGNAEWNNYSVEFCGGTHVSKTGDIKEFVIVEENGIAKGIRRIVAVSGSEAYNVQRIAREFEIELDACGKLPFGPLKEKTVKALGVRLGQLSISVITKDQLKKKFNAIEKLVKDEVKTRTKKQIKQTLDEVKKHFEENKDSTYWVKFIDIPTNAKAITEAINYIKSSDKDKSIYLFTGNDPEGKVAHGCYISDSAIAKGVNGVDLAKLASGAIGGKAGGKGNVYQGMGDKPSGIEKAITQISESLKEKLVV; this is encoded by the coding sequence ATGACTATTGgagataaagaaaaatggaCAGCTTCAAATGTTCGTTCtacatttattaaatatttcacAGATAAGAACCACAAATTTGTTGCCTCCAGTCCGGTTATTCCATACGATGACCCAACCCTATTGTTTGCTAATGCTGGTATGAATCAATATAagccaatttttttgggaACTGTTGATCCATCCTCTGATTTTTACACTTTAAAAAGAGCTTGCAATTCTCAAAAATGTATTAGAGCTGGTGGTAAGCATAACGATCTAGAAGATGTCGGAAGAGACTCATATCACCACACCTTTTTTGAAATGTTAGGTAACTGGTCTTTTGGAgattatttcaaaaaagaagCTATTGAGTACACCTGGAATTTATTAACTAAAGTTTACGGTATTCCAGACGACAGATTATATGTTACTTATTTCGAGGGTGATCCAAAGAATGGCTTAGAACCGGATCTAGAAGCCCGTGAATATTGGCGTTCTGTTGGTGTTGCCGATGATCACATTTTACCCGGTGATGCTAAAGATAATTTTTGGGAAATGGGTGATCAAGGTCCATGTGGCCCATGTTCTGAAGTTCACTACGATAGAATTGGTGGAAGAAATGCCTCTAGTTTAGTTAACCAAGATGATCCAGATGTTTTGGAAATTTGGAATAACGTTTTTATTCAGTTTAACCGTGAACAGGATGGTTCTTTGAAACCTTTGCCAGCCAAACACATTGATACTGGTATGGGGTTTGAAAGACTAGTTTCTGTTTTGCAAGATGTTAGATCTAATTATGATACCGATGTTTTCTATCCCTTGTTTGCCCGTATTCAAGAAATCACTGGTGCTAGAAGTTATACCGGTAAATTTGGTGAGGAAGATGTTGATGGTATTGATACCGCCTATAGGGTTTTAGCTGATCACGTTAGAACATTAACTTTTGCTTTAGCAGATGGTGGTGTTCCAAATAATGAAGGTAGAGGCTATGTTTTAAGACGTATTTTGAGAAGAGGCGCCAGGTATGCTAGAAAGTATATGAACTATCCGATCGGTGACTTTTTCTCCAAGCTATCTCCAACTTTGATCGATCAAGTTAAGGACATGTTCCCGGAAGTAGCCAAAGACCCATCCTACTTGTTTGAAATTTTGGACGAAGAAGAAGCTTCTTTTGCTAAGACCTTGGATCGCGGAGAAAAactatttgaaaaatatgcCGACGCTGCTGCCAAATCAGAATCTAAAACTTTAAACGGCAAAGAAGTTTGGAGATTGTATGACACTTATGGGTTCCCAGTTGATTTAACCAGACTAATGGCCGAGGAAAAGCATTTGAAAATTGATGAGGAGGGCTTTGAAAAGGCTAAACAAGAATCCTATGAAGCCTCAAAGAGAGGTGGCAAGAAATCCAGTGCTTCCTTGGTTAAATTGAATGTTCATGATTTATCTAAGTTGGCTGACGagaaagttttgaaaactgATGACTCTGCAAAATATAGTACAAGCGATGTTGAAGCTATCATTTTAGGTATCCATAACGGAGAAGGATTTGTTGAAGAAATGACTGAAGTTGGTAAACAATATGGTTTGTTGTTGGATAAAACCTGTTTTTATGCTGAGCAAGGTGGCCAAGAGTACGACACTGGTAAGATTGTTATAGACGGTGTTGCAGAATTTAATGTGGAGAATGTCCAATTATATGGTGGGTTTGTTTTGCATACTGGTACTTTAGCCGAGGGTGAATTGCGCAAGAACGATAAAGTTATTGCCTCTTATGATGAATTACGTCGTCATCCTATAAGAAATAATCACACTGGTACCcatattttaaactttGCTCTGAAGGAAACTTTGGGTAATGATGTAGACCAAAAGGGTTCCTTGGTTAATCCAGAAAAATTGAGATTTGATTTTTCTCATAAGAAGGCCCTATCTTTTGAAGAATTAGAAAAGGTTGAAGCCATTTGTAAcgaacaaattaaaaacaacttAGCCGTTTATTACGAAGAAGTTCCCTTGGATATTGCTAGATCTATTTGCTCTGTTCGTGCTGTGTTTGGAGAAACTTATCCAGATCCAGTCCGTGTTGTTTCCGTTGGTAAGCCCGTGAAGGAGTTAATAGCCGATCCAGGCAATGCTGAGTGGAATAACTATTCAGTGGAATTCTGCGGGGGTACACATGTTAGCAAAACTGGTGACATAAAGGAATTCGTCATCGTCGAAGAGAATGGGATTGCTAAGGGTATTAGGAGAATTGTTGCTGTTTCAGGAAGCGAGGCTTATAACGTTCAAAGAATTGCTCGCGAGTTTGAGATTGAATTAGATGCTTGCGGCAAATTACCATTCGGTCcattaaaggaaaaaacaGTCAAAGCATTGGGTGTCAGATTAGGGCAATTATCTATCTCTGTTATCACCAAGGACCAattgaagaagaaatttAACGCCATTGAAAAACTTGTTAAAGATGAAGTTAAAACCAGAACCAAGAAACAAATTAAGCAGACTTTGGATGAGGTTAAGAAACACTTTGAAGAAAACAAAGATTCTACTTACTGGGTTAAATTCATTGATATTCCAACAAATGCTAAAGCTATTACAGAAGctataaattatataaaatcatCTGACAAAGACAaatctatttatttatttactggGAATGATCCAGAAGGTAAAGTTGCTCATGGTTGTTATATTTCAGATAGTGCTATTGCTAAGGGTGTTAATGGAGTTGATTTGGCTAAATTAGCATCTGGTGCCATCGGAGGAAAGGCAGGTGGCAAAGGCAATGTTTACCAGGGCATGGGTGACAAACCAAGCGGCATTGAAAAAGCTATAACACAAATTTCTGAATCATTGAAAGAAAAGTTGGTTGTATGA
- the TEA1 gene encoding Tea1p (similar to Saccharomyces cerevisiae YOR337W | TEA1 | Ty Enhancer Activator): protein MDSDANDSATFTTNNTNDIAPNIIFKNAIKKEQNVERSTLDNTMNATFSDNTSVNRNPDLGTKSEGSVIDQQNNYEGTTIKGNINGEITTTGIANNTSEGKRLACSNCRRRRKKCDLGYPCANCTKFKLACNVNMVDLRKKRYSNSYVKSLEAHIAYLETKLKEVVEEISPNNQKLLNSMMIGDIITEDLNDGNSDNNGNNNNDNNTNNNNNNNNNNNNAEEEAKSNDVNEDKNTDNIKENTSLKNVVNVIRKEEDVLPKSGIFKNTKNKTTNKKNKNIGNKKINIKDIITSQDDIRKPQESSCTNSTGNASKKYKAGTPDLENSCTTLQTDSSMAAISTTNGTPVSSSVSSSSRIKDLNTTVIIRDTTNTDVNRLTGREDIVQSVKNFYKWLYPGYFIFLHRESFLYGFFTDSEDNYENSRYCSEELVYAVAAIGSRLIPELRHKSDKYYELAKAKVLQKVFVTDSDTSGSVPEQRKVMPQITTVQTLLCLAFYELGNGNYNLAWYFSGLGIRVGYDISFQLDPHVWLTADTVTNSGTNSNSINEGELLSSSEIAIRSRIYWGCYIADHFICLLLGRTPSLSVSNSTIPDSNELPEIDGTQDFRFESKHILQVSIPLKNLIILSRIIQIFTSKLFIEPQNLSQKLEYLMKFNLKVYNWRQSLPDFLTWSKKLLKNGDLSIDPTISYFWYHYYIVLLTFNKPFIQNSDESIMVVKEVLQDLKTLYSNFKNKFFNGGFDKCSLYQLFSCLLSIQCIRKIMEAENKDKHDAYEEGNSNISNSNTSGGDVLEKDLKFFTDMLKLMKQTYCVADTEALFDLDGGSKNSNGSLNKKGVTRRRNINGKKITKSDTVKSRQNTNIKSIKSLFKTSASFNSTSTKRSGIAAAAAENSSSTVENNGVINDINHIASHHRNSYQNNIYSDFNEQSGNQGGKQQKGCNFSHILDEDNKLLKKSSTSSVDHSIVSATGDTIDASNSNVETTNINSSNVIHGNIFNYTYDFSLSDEIDSLIKQVFGIDHFNLNPQHTL from the coding sequence atggacaGTGATGCTAATGATTCTGCCACTTTTAccactaataatacaaacGATATTGCAcctaatattattttcaaaaatgcCATAAAAAAGGAACAGAATGTAGAGAGATCAACACTTGATAACACAATGAATGCTACGTTTAGTGATAACACTTCTGTTAATAGGAACCCCGATTTAGGAACAAAATCAGAGGGATCAGTGATTGATCAACAAAATAACTATGAGGGTACTACTATTAAGGGTAATATTAATGGAGAAATAACAACTACTGGCATTGCCAACAACACGAGTGAAGGCAAAAGATTAGCCTGTTCTAATTGTCGTAGAAGACGGAAAAAATGTGATTTGGGGTATCCATGTGCAAATTGcacaaaatttaaattagcTTGCAATGTTAATATGGTtgatttaagaaaaaaaaggtattcCAACAGCTATGTTAAATCCTTAGAAGCTCATATTGCCTATTTAGAAACTAAATTGAAGGAAGTTGTTGAAGAGATTTCGCCTAACAATCAAAAATTACTAAACAGTATGATGATAGGTGATATAATTACAGAAGATTTAAACGATGGTAatagtgataataatggtaataataacaatgacaacaacactaataataataataataataataataataataataatgcagAGGAGGAGGCTAAAAGTAATGATGTTAatgaagataaaaatacagataatattaaagaaaatacgAGTCTAAAAAATGTGGTTAACGTTattagaaaagaagaagatgtaTTACCTAAATCtggaatatttaaaaatactaaGAATAAAactactaataaaaaaaataaaaatattggaaataaaaaaattaatattaaagatATAATAACTAGCCAAGATGACATACGAAAACCTCAAGAATCGAGTTGCACAAATAGTACTGGTAATGCtagtaaaaaatataaagcaGGCACACCTGATCTTGAAAATAGTTGTACCACATTGCAGACAGATAGTTCCATGGCTGCTATTTCCACGACAAACGGCACACCTGTCTCCTCCTCAGTATCTTCTTCATCTCGTATTAAGGATTTGAATACTACGGTCATTATAAGAGATACAACGAACACGGATGTAAACCGTTTAACAGGTAGAGAAGATATTGTGCAAAgtgttaaaaatttttataagtgGTTATATCCtggatattttatttttctacaTAGAGAAAGTTTTTTGTATGGATTTTTTACAGACAGCGAAGATAATTATGAAAACTCCAGGTACTGCAGCGAAGAATTGGTGTATGCAGTTGCTGCTATTGGATCAAGATTAATACCGGAGTTGAGACATAAAAGTGATAAATACTATGAATTAGCAAAAGCAAAAGTGTTGCAAAAAGTCTTTGTCACAGATTCCGATACATCTGGTTCCGTACCCGAGCAACGCAAAGTTATGCCACAGATTACTACGGTGCAGACGTTGTTATGTCTAGCATTTTATGAACTTGGTAATGGGAACTATAATTTAGCATGGTATTTCAGTGGGTTGGGCATTAGAGTTGGGTATGATATTAGCTTTCAGTTGGATCCGCATGTTTGGTTAACAGCCGATACTGTGACCAATAGCGGCACCAATTCCAATAGTATAAATGAGGGGGAACTTTTAAGTAGCAGTGAAATAGCAATTAGGAGCAGAATATACTGGGGGTGTTATATTGCAGATCATTTTATATGTTTACTGCTTGGTAGGACTCCGTCACTAAGCGTTTCTAATTCTACAATTCCTGATAGCAACGAATTGCCAGAAATAGATGGTACACAGGACTTTCGCTTTGAAAGTAAACACATTTTGCAAGTTTCTAttcctttaaaaaatttaattatccTGTCCAGAATTATACAAATTTTTACATCCaagttatttattgaaCCTCAAAATTTGTCGCAGAAATTGGAATATTTGATGAAGTTTAACTTAAAGGTTTATAATTGGAGACAATCGTTGCCGGATTTCTTAACGTGGTCTAAGAAACTATTGAAAAATGGAGATCTTTCCATTGATCCTACCATCTCATATTTTtggtatcattattatattgtGCTATTAACTTTTAACAAACCCTTTATACAAAATTCAGATGAAAGTATCATGGTTGTTAAAGAGGTATTGCAAGACTTGAAAACATTGTattctaattttaaaaataagttttTTAATGGTGGATTTGATAAATGCAGTTTATATCAATTGTTCAGTTGTTTGTTAAGTATACAATGTATTAGAAAGATTATGGAAGCGGAAAATAAAGACAAACATGATGCATATGAAGAGGGTAATTCCAATATCAGTAATTCAAATACCTCTGGTGGTGATGTTCTAGAAAAAGACCTAAAGTTTTTCACAGATATGTTAAAACTAATGAAGCAAACTTATTGTGTTGCTGATACAGAAGCATTATTTGACTTAGATGGCGGGTCGAAAAATAGTAATGGTAGccttaataaaaaaggggTGACAAGGAGaagaaatattaatggTAAGAAGATCACGAAATCAGATACAGTTAAATCCAGgcaaaatacaaatattaaGAGTATAAAGTCACTTTTTAAAACCAGTGCTTCTTTTAATTCCACTTCAACTAAACGTTCTGGCattgctgctgctgctgctgaaAATTCTAGTTCCACTGTTGAAAACAATGGCGTTATAAATGACATTAACCATATTGCATCACACCATCGCAACAGCTAtcaaaacaatatatattcGGATTTTAATGAACAAAGTGGCAACCAAGGGGGGAAACAGCAAAAGGGGTGCAATTTTTCTCACATATTAGATGAAGACAATAAGCTTTTGAAAAAGTCTTCGACGTCATCCGTGGATCATAGCATTGTTTCTGCTACCGGTGATACAATTGATGCTTCAAACAGTAATGTGGAAAccacaaatataaattcaAGTAACGTAATACATGGTAACATCTTTAATTACACATATGACTTTAGTTTGTCGGATGAAATTGATAGTTTAATCAAGCAAGTATTTGGTATAGATCATTTCAATTTAAATCCGCAGCATACGTTATAA
- the POP5 gene encoding RNA-binding protein POP5 (similar to Saccharomyces cerevisiae YAL033W | POP5 | Processing Of Precursor RNAs): MVRFKSRYVLFEIIYPLTEEVDMSGLSSNDIKLLFHKYTPTEVTPKVIMTDLKKIIQLYFGDVGLGHSTSMFQLKYFSNKTSTGIIRCSREDCGYIISGLTLMTKLGAQKNMIVNVIKVSGTMKKIEEFAIKWSKDNLKQIINEKENRLFEQRILSITRKENEK, from the coding sequence ATGGTTAGATTCAAGAGCAgatatgttttatttgaaattataTATCCACTGACTGAAGAGGTGGATATGTCAGGCTTATCATCGaatgatattaaattattatttcacAAATACACACCAACAGAAGTTACTCCAAAAGTGATTATGAcggatttaaaaaagataatacAGTTATATTTTGGTGACGTTGGTTTGGGTCATTCAACCTCAATGTTTcaattgaaatatttttcaaataagaCTTCCACGGGTATTATAAGATGCAGTAGGGAAGATTGTGGTTATATAATATCTGGTCTAACTTTGATGACGAAACTTGGAgctcaaaaaaatatgattgtCAATGTTATTAAGGTAAGTGGtacaatgaaaaaaatagaagaGTTTGCAATAAAATGGTCAAAagataatttaaaacaaatcattaatgaaaaagaaaatagatTATTTGAACAAAgaattttatcaataactcgaaaagaaaatgaaaaataa
- the KRE5 gene encoding Kre5p (similar to Saccharomyces cerevisiae YOR336W | KRE5 | Killer toxin REsistant), with protein MKHCLLLLILLGYIVSVLAGYTSIPVSSKIASLPPNIKLLQVIKSIGLISIETFQEIYGILTDIENEREDSAFDFKIKYNTVLQFLNNTHPTIVPLVELNYKLGIHDFPESGGYHNHENFFVLNNRKYFQADDLFYLKTKELKSALLSEIEPKRGEIPIGTDANAPIIYFYGCDEDEDFYEFNYNLWSESQGGKIQYIWRYTCGSIEYAELGANLDLSLKLDDLEDRKTLLDFVAQDSNLTRISITNKYNNDMKLLDLQTVSLIFEDYQINGDFWKAFDYAKDIIYNLPLKTNDLVNTNIDPYIELIQKEMEENEKKGLDYGMLGCYINGMQLRYSELNINSFIKSIIREWGFIKKLKKTCSESLALKTFQIKNLLTTYSLISLPYLQSSQPLKFDVTDINNEDLIVYFNDLESDQIYNDVLSKDIISFFEESPYGELPAYSENWSELIFLIDFDDENSIDILRGMLRVIEVVKNGYPQRVGLIPMGDCRIVSEIYRHKSDDLEELIDFFQNIHVNKKKFSANTTLCEELDVFLQNVAINGNSFIINGEIYPFRQNSWNYLVNKVIVKDTTFLRKEIKRYLHQSLDEVVTARKLLHSDSQPFKRRDLKYTPDYFGDSTYTTENVKAITGLQGRILVIVPNLEYNILNTLTLVDNFDSCESWKFLCNFLNLKLYGIRIRLIHNGSTKSKYWKQLLDLFFDGVPSIETFQKSMPKIRNIKRSYKNIENANYIKSMRKFLPDLPDSQITAQRFLLLNGKYIKLDMDEIPSSQTIKNLLKRESKRTLNVIIALEQIVPNYSENLIEPDFVEQLSSILTKSFFDDYLNQNGIYFTSESSLPRLALSKILGFKNKLMSFEEVNYPTVKPVDITLLLDPTEERTQKMLSLVSMVRSLSFVNVQLYFLPTKELQLYPVERIYYDNIGEFSSVSIDNDIFEAKLEYLLPNLHVIKELDLNIISEIWVEANVYNIPPNRNIVESDVSGMCLNVIRRSSNKNDTVISQFINMRTFGYGSFKLPMDAYYDEYYVKSCSPEYKVKAFGLDIKADFSGWDSFNLNDVLNNNNRIYIEVTNETYPSLGNSLSTNNTNKINMVMNIFDKRYEDEFFQFMEYLLHRNNQHIYDIKIWILDHQGISVAFKSKLSQFMKAKGPMLFEYEFVSYHWPSWMRPEKYLHRELDLARVLLLDVILPLDIEACIYIDIIKIKNWNLIEQVALNYDKSYSNASGIIYLVPYPEIEYGYWKTGYWEKYLDKNDLLFYQTDFVMVNMTNFRKAEAGDKLRVHYQRLSSDIFSLRNVAQDLINNIQLQVPITSLNKFSTMPSEEKNKLNDFPTNDEL; from the coding sequence ATGAAACATTGTCTACTTCTGTTAATACTTCTGGGATATATTGTATCAGTGCTAGCTGGTTATACGTCTATCCCAGTCTCATCTAAAATTGCTTCTTTACCCCccaatattaaattattacaaGTTATTAAGTCAATCGGACTTATATCCATTGAAACTTTTCAAGAAATTTATGGTATTCTCACtgatattgaaaatgaaagagAAGACAGCGCTTTTgactttaaaattaaatataacactgttttgcaatttttaaacaacACACACCCTACTATTGTTCCATTAGTTGAGTTGAACTATAAGTTAGGAATTCATGATTTCCCTGAATCAGGTGGCTATCACAACCACgaaaacttttttgttctaaacaatagaaaatattttcaagcTGAcgatcttttttatttaaagacaaaagaattaaaaagtgCCTTATTATCTGAAATAGAACCAAAGAGGGGTGAAATTCCAATTGGTACCGATGCTAATGCaccaattatttatttctacGGGtgtgatgaagatgaagactTTTAtgaatttaattataatctTTGGTCTGAGTCACAGGGCGGTAAGATACAATATATTTGGAGATATACATGTGGGTCAATCGAATATGCTGAACTTGGTGCTAATTTAGATTTAAGTCTTAAATTAGATGACCTAGAAGATAGAAAAACCCTTTTGGATTTTGTGGCTCAAGATTCTAATTTAACACGTATTTCAATCACTAATAAGTATAACAACGATATGAAACTTTTGGATCTACAGACCGtctctttaatttttgaagaTTACCAAATCAACGGAGATTTTTGGAAAGCATTTGATTATGCAAAagatataatttataactTGCCTTTGAAAACAAACGATTTGGTGAATACTAATATTGATCCATACATAGAGTTAATACAGAAGGAGAtggaagaaaatgaaaaaaaagggttaGACTACGGTATGCTTGGCTGTTACATAAACGGTATGCAATTAAGGTATAGTGAACTTAATATCAACTCTTTTATCAAATCTATCATACGAGAATGGggatttatcaaaaaattgaaaaaaacttGTTCTGAATCGCTGGCTTTGAAAACTTTTCAGATTAAGAATTTATTAACCACTTATAGTCTTATCTCCCTTCCGTATCTACAAAGTTCGCAGCCCTTGAAGTTTGATGTTACAGATATAAACAACGAGGATTTGATTGTTTATTTCAATGATTTGGAGTCAGACCAAATATACAATGATGTATTAagtaaagatattatttccttttttgaaGAATCCCCTTATGGGGAACTTCCTGCCTATTCTGAAAATTGGAGtgaattaattttcttaattGATTTCGATGATGAAAATAgcattgatattttaaggGGAATGCTAAGAGTAATTGAAGTAGTTAAAAACGGTTATCCACAAAGGGTTGGTCTTATTCCCATGGGCGATTGTCGCATTGTATCTGAAATTTATAGACACAAAAGTGATGATCTAGAAGAATTGatagatttttttcaaaatatccatgtgaataaaaagaaattctCGGCTAATACTACACTATGTGAAGAACTCGATgtttttttgcaaaatgTTGCTATAAATGGCAATTCCTTCATCATTAATGGTGAAATATACCCCTTTAGACAAAACTCGTGGAATTATTTAGTAAACAAGGTTATTGTCAAGGATACCACCTTTTTaagaaaggaaataaaaagatatttgCACCAATCCTTGGATGAAGTAGTAACTGCAAGAAAATTGCTACATTCAGACTCTCAACCGTTTAAAAGACgtgatttaaaatatacGCCCGATTATTTTGGCGACTCAACCTACACAACCGAAAACGTGAAAGCAATAACTGGCTTGCAAGGACGTATACTTGTAATCGTACCAAATTTAGAGTACAACATTTTGAATACTTTAACATTGGTGGATAATTTTGATTCTTGTGAATCATGGAAATTTTTGTGtaactttttaaatttaaagttgTACGGGATACGCATTAGATTAATCCATAACGGATCCACGAAATCCAAATATTGGAAGCAATTACTCGACCTGTTTTTTGACGGAGTGCCATCTATTGAAACGTTTCAGAAATCAATGCCTAAAATTCGAAATATTAAGCGTagttacaaaaatattgaaaatgcTAATTACATCAAGAGTATGAGAAAATTTTTACCTGATTTGCCAGATTCACAAATAACTGCACAAagatttttgttgttaaatGGGAAATATATAAAGTTGGATATGGACGAAATCCCATCCTCGCAAACTATAAAAAACTTACTAAAAAGGGAGTCCAAAAGAACTTTGAATGTTATAATTGCCCTAGAACAAATTGTTCCTAACTATTCTGAAAATTTAATCGAACCTGATTTTGTTGAACAATTATCTTCTATTTTAACCAAGTCCTTTTTTGACGATTATTTGAATCAAAACGGTATATACTTCACTAGCGAATCCAGTCTACCAAGATTAGCcctttcaaaaatattaggGTTCAAGAATAAACTAATGTCTTTTGAAGAAGTCAACTATCCCACGGTGAAGCCTGTTGATATCACATTGCTTTTAGATCCGACAGAGGAACGTACTCAAAAAATGTTATCACTTGTTTCAATGGTTCGGAGCTTATCTTTTGTGAATGTgcaactttattttttaccaaCCAAAGAATTGCAACTATATCCTGTTGAAAGAATCTATTACGATAATATAGGAGAATTCAGTAGTGTTTCCATAGacaatgatatttttgagGCTAAACTTGAATATCTTCTACCAAACTTACATGTTATTAAAGAATTGGATCTCAATATTATATCTGAGATTTGGGTGGAAGCTaatgtttataatattccGCCAAACAGAAATATTGTTGAAAGCGATGTATCAGGTATGTGTTTAAATGTTATAAGAAGGTCTagcaataaaaatgatactGTTATTAGTCAATTTATCAATATGCGTACATTTGGCTACGGATCTTTTAAACTACCTATGGATGCCTATTATGATGAATATTATGTTAAGAGTTGTTCGCCAGAATACAAGGTAAAAGCCTTTGGTTTAGATATTAAAGCAGATTTTTCTGGTTGGGATTCTTTTAACCTAAATGacgttttaaataataataatagaatttATATTGAAGTTACAAACGAAACGTATCCCTCTTTAGGAAATTCATTGAGCACcaataatacaaacaaaataaatatggtTATGAACATTTTTGATAAGCGTTATGAAGAtgaatttttccaatttatgGAATATCTACTTCATCGTAATAATCAACATATATAcgatattaaaatttggaTTTTGGATCACCAAGGGATATCGGTTGCGTTCAAGTCCAAATTGTCCCAGTTTATGAAAGCAAAGGGGCCTATGTTGTTTGAATATGAATTCGTTTCCTATCATTGGCCATCGTGGATGAGGCCCGAGAAATATTTGCACAGAGAATTGGATTTAGCAAGAGTTTTGCTTCTAGATGTTATTTTACCATTAGACATTGAAGCttgtatttatattgatatcattaaaataaaaaactgGAATTTAATAGAACAGGTGGCGTTGAATTACGATAAAAGCTACAGTAATGCCAGTGGCATAATCTACCTGGTACCATATCCTGAAATTGAGTATGGTTACTGGAAAACTGGCTATTGGGAAAAGTATCTAGATAAGAATGACTTACTCTTTTATCAAACTGATTTTGTGATGGTGAACATGACAAATTTTAGGAAGGCGGAAGCCGGTGATAAATTGAGAGTACATTATCAAAGGTTGTCTAGtgatatattttctttaaggAACGTGGCTCAAGATTTgatcaataatattcaattGCAGGTCCCGATTACATCATTGAATAAGTTTAGTACCATGCCCTCAGAGGAGAAAAATAAGTTAAACGATTTCCCTACTAATGATGAGTTGTGA